AAGGGATCGTCCCCAAGACAGCTCCCGTGCGTGTCGATGCCGTCGACACGGTCGTCTGTCCGGAGGACGCAATGGCGCCCAATCGAGCGAGCCCGAAGTCCAGCACCTTCGCTCGTCCGTCAGGTGTCAGCACCACGTTGGAGGGCTTCACGTCCCGGTGCAGGATGCCCTTGTCATGAGCGGCGGCGAGAGCGTCCCCCAGCGCGATGGCGATCCTCAGCAGTTGGTCCACGGGCATGCCGCCCTCGGGGATGAGTCGGTCGAGCGACTGGCCTTCAACGAGCTGCATCGTCAGAAAGTGAAAGCCGTCTGCCTCCTCGGCCGAGAACACGACGACGATCCCCGGGTGATCGAGCGCCGCGAGGGCGCGTGCCTCACGCCGGAATCGTTCGAGGAAATTGGGGTCGGAGGCGAGATCGGACTGCAGAACCTTGAGCGCGACCTCGCGGCCGAGGCGCTGATCCCGCGCGCGGTACACCTCTCCCATGCCGCCGGCGCCGAGCGGGCCGATGATCTCGTAGATGCCGAGGCGGGTGCCGCGTGTGAGCTGCATGGCGTGAATCTACCGCAGGTGCCCGAGTCGATGGACTGGCTACGACCTTGGCTACGAGAACCGTGTCAAAGCCTGCCCGCTCGTGTCCGCTCCTGTAGTTAGAGCGGCGTGGACACGCCAAGCTTGAACCCGTCCAGATCCTTGAACTGGAACATCCGTACACCCCACTCACGGTCCGCCGGCTCACTCAGCAGCGCCCCGCCCGCTGACAGGATCCGCGCAGCCGTTGCGTCGACATCCGCAGCGTCTGCCACATTGATCTGCAGATAGAAGCCCTGTCCCTTGATCCGATCCCAACCCATCTTGCCGTCGTCTTGAGTGAGGACGATGCGGCAATCACCCGCAGCGATGTCGGCGGCGACAACCTTCCCTTCGTTCTCGTACGTCTCAGCCACCTCGAAGCCGATGGCGTCGCGGTAGAAACGGATCGATGCCTCGAGATCCTTGCAGGTGATCGAGCAGCTTAGGTGGGTCGCGTTCAACACGGCAGTGGTCTCGGCCATTGTTCTCTCCGGTGGTGAGTGAACGTGCAAGTTCAAGTGAAGACAGGGACTCTACGGTGAGAACTGGGGCGACGTAAACCGCGGGTCGGCGCCGGGCGTCGTGTCGCCGGAGATCCCACTGCTCGCCGAGCCCGTGTACGACCGCTAACCCATCGTGCAGCACCGCTCAGCCAGGGCTGGCATCCGAGTGCGCGGGCGGATAGGATGCTTATGGGCGGTCATGCCGCGCTCCAAGGCATGAGCCTGGTTCCCAAGAACCAGCTTCCTACCATCAGTGCGTTGTGGGCGCCTTCTGGTTAGGGCCCCAATGCTTACGCTGAACAGTCTGACAGACCCATGGGTGGCCTGATCAACCCCAGCCTAAGGCGGCGTCCCAAGCGTGAAACGTAGTTTGACAACGGCAAATTGCGAGTGGCCGCGTGCTCAAATCCCGTAGGCGCTTCTCGATAGCCCGTTTCGCGGCCCTTGTCACCATCCAGTTGGTGCTTCTGGTTCTCGCCTTTCGCGCGTTCTTCCCGAACCTCTGGGCGATGAACGTGGCCGCTGGAGTGTCGGGCTTCTTGCTGGTCTTCCTCGGGATGCACCTGTTCATCGCGTTCTTTGAATGGTTTTTCCATCGCTATGTTCTTCACGGCGTAACGGTCTGGTGGCTGCAACGATTCGCAAAGGGGCATCGGCATCATCACAGCCTGACACCGATTCGTCTCCGGCCGTTGGGACCGGGCTCGGACCGTGTCGTCCTGAACGAGTATCCGATCACCCGCGAAGAGCAGTACCCGGATTCGGACTTCCCGGTC
This Candidatus Eisenbacteria bacterium DNA region includes the following protein-coding sequences:
- a CDS encoding serine/threonine-protein kinase, with amino-acid sequence MQLTRGTRLGIYEIIGPLGAGGMGEVYRARDQRLGREVALKVLQSDLASDPNFLERFRREARALAALDHPGIVVVFSAEEADGFHFLTMQLVEGQSLDRLIPEGGMPVDQLLRIAIALGDALAAAHDKGILHRDVKPSNVVLTPDGRAKVLDFGLARLGAIASSGQTTVSTASTRTGAVLGTIPYMSPEQLTGSEIDHRTDIFSMGVLLYEMATGLRPFNGSSEAELVASILRDTPKPPRALRPGLP
- a CDS encoding VOC family protein translates to MAETTAVLNATHLSCSITCKDLEASIRFYRDAIGFEVAETYENEGKVVAADIAAGDCRIVLTQDDGKMGWDRIKGQGFYLQINVADAADVDATAARILSAGGALLSEPADREWGVRMFQFKDLDGFKLGVSTPL